From Luteolibacter sp. Y139, one genomic window encodes:
- a CDS encoding ankyrin repeat domain-containing protein, giving the protein MLTRSAIRIAVTALLAVSVTACKNPQREAMRELEKRHIEASGASLLTAVQNGDTSLAKLLLQAQVYSGQRDAAGNSPLHLAIDRGYPAIAWELIEHGADLTTANPSGVTPVSLSVVKGETAMADRLLDAGAPPEGLTPDGDKVLPWAIRNGRLAFVRRLMEGGADPHQKDAAGNPLLHVAIEAGRRDLMEELLSLGADAAAVNAANESSLVAALRKNWRDLAAPLVKAGSDPNLPDRSGRTPLETAIDSHDLALAKTLAAVGARPLDGSWGNALWKAYSHREIDACRLLLSLGVSPETRDARGRRPLEAALDDDRVDFLHLFLCYGADGRSLYYEACRRNRGYHAEVIAAHGGQPTTLPAPFLDTPLGLAIREGDSRSAVRLLSHGARPDQPVAEGQSPLYLAIVLRQPRIVKELLKRGIDPNAALPAKVSDSFIKLVRGGTVRWLLKNDTNVTPIMLAADSGCADTARALLAAGARSSVWTKRNHMWPINIAARKSDVKMMRVLLGKDPVVEQRRIVVDLSDQRATLYDSSGLELFKTAISTGRKGFATRTGTFAITNKYRTWTSTLYDASMPCFQRLSCEDFGFHQGVVPGYPASHGCIRVPEGNAQKLFALTELGDRVEIQP; this is encoded by the coding sequence ATGTTAACCCGCTCCGCCATCCGGATCGCTGTCACCGCCTTGCTCGCGGTGTCCGTGACGGCGTGCAAGAATCCGCAGCGCGAAGCCATGCGAGAGCTGGAAAAGCGCCATATCGAGGCCTCCGGGGCGTCGCTTCTCACCGCGGTGCAGAATGGCGACACCAGCCTCGCCAAGCTTCTCCTCCAGGCGCAGGTCTACTCTGGCCAGCGCGATGCTGCGGGAAATTCACCGCTCCACCTCGCCATCGATCGCGGCTACCCGGCCATCGCCTGGGAGCTGATCGAGCATGGCGCCGACCTTACGACGGCGAATCCCTCGGGCGTCACGCCCGTTTCCCTTTCCGTGGTCAAGGGCGAGACCGCCATGGCGGATCGCCTGCTCGATGCCGGTGCTCCGCCGGAAGGTCTCACGCCGGATGGTGACAAGGTGCTGCCGTGGGCGATCCGCAATGGCCGCCTCGCCTTCGTCCGTCGTCTCATGGAAGGCGGGGCCGATCCTCACCAGAAGGATGCCGCCGGAAATCCGCTGCTCCACGTCGCGATCGAGGCCGGTCGTCGCGACCTCATGGAAGAGCTGCTATCGCTCGGCGCGGATGCCGCGGCGGTCAATGCCGCGAACGAATCATCCCTGGTCGCCGCCCTCCGGAAAAACTGGCGCGACCTCGCTGCGCCGCTGGTGAAGGCCGGTTCCGATCCGAATCTACCCGATCGCTCCGGCCGCACGCCGCTGGAGACGGCCATCGATTCCCACGACCTCGCCCTTGCTAAAACCCTCGCTGCCGTCGGTGCCCGCCCGCTCGATGGCTCCTGGGGAAATGCCCTTTGGAAAGCCTACAGCCATCGTGAGATCGATGCCTGCCGGCTGCTGCTTTCGCTCGGCGTCTCGCCGGAGACCCGGGACGCCCGCGGCCGCCGGCCCCTTGAGGCGGCGCTTGACGATGATCGCGTGGATTTCCTCCACCTCTTCCTCTGCTACGGCGCGGATGGTCGATCGCTTTACTACGAGGCCTGTCGTAGGAACCGCGGCTACCATGCCGAGGTGATTGCCGCGCATGGCGGACAGCCGACCACCTTGCCCGCGCCGTTTCTGGATACACCGCTGGGCCTGGCGATCCGCGAGGGAGACTCGCGTAGCGCCGTTCGCTTGCTTTCCCATGGCGCGCGGCCGGACCAGCCGGTCGCCGAAGGCCAGTCGCCGCTGTATCTCGCCATCGTCCTGCGCCAGCCCCGCATTGTGAAGGAGCTGCTCAAGCGCGGCATCGATCCGAATGCAGCGCTTCCTGCCAAGGTCTCGGACTCCTTCATCAAGCTGGTCCGCGGTGGCACCGTGCGCTGGCTGCTGAAGAACGATACCAACGTCACGCCCATCATGCTCGCCGCCGACAGCGGCTGCGCCGATACCGCCCGCGCCCTGCTCGCCGCCGGTGCGCGCTCCAGCGTCTGGACCAAGCGCAATCACATGTGGCCGATCAATATCGCCGCGCGGAAGAGTGACGTGAAGATGATGCGCGTGCTGCTCGGGAAGGATCCCGTGGTCGAGCAACGCCGCATCGTCGTCGACCTCTCCGACCAGCGCGCGACATTATACGACTCCTCCGGCCTGGAGCTCTTCAAGACGGCCATCTCTACCGGCCGCAAGGGCTTCGCCACCCGCACCGGCACCTTCGCCATTACCAACAAGTATCGCACGTGGACCTCCACGCTCTACGATGCGAGCATGCCATGCTTCCAGCGCCTGAGCTGTGAAGACTTCGGCTTCCATCAAGGCGTCGTCCCCGGTTATCCGGCATCTCACGGTTGCATTCGCGTCCCCGAGGGGAATGCCCAGAAGCTTTTCGCCCTCACCGAACTCGGCGACCGCGTGGAAATCCAGCCGTGA
- a CDS encoding permease gives MSPDSRQDFAFAFLSILFEGAPFILLGTLISGFIDIYLPAGTMDRLLPKRKFPAILVAGLLGAILPVCECAVVPVIRRLVKKGLPVSCALTYMLAAPIVNPITALSTWKAFKGPEIPFGEGVSYSASLVMTASRLGLGFLVAVLVGVVVARIPMAKLLRQRLVESIQKDDDRDHSHSHDHGHECCGHDHDHDHHHHDEGCGHDHHHHEENDSRLIAAFRSAMRDFVDVGVYFTIGIAITALFNTGIAPGADWLDTLAKNHVVAPAALMALAFILSLCSTSDAFIAATLDKFTYGAKLAFLVFGPMLDVKLLFLYQTVLKKRFILCLALGLFVVIGAAAIAWQAAIFTLASPPAPNLP, from the coding sequence GTGTCGCCGGACTCCCGACAGGACTTCGCTTTCGCCTTCCTGAGCATCTTGTTCGAGGGCGCGCCGTTCATCTTGCTCGGCACGCTGATCAGCGGCTTCATCGATATCTACCTGCCGGCCGGCACCATGGACCGGCTGCTGCCGAAGCGGAAATTCCCGGCCATCCTGGTGGCGGGTTTGTTAGGCGCGATCCTGCCGGTCTGCGAATGCGCGGTGGTTCCGGTGATCCGTCGGCTGGTGAAGAAGGGCCTGCCGGTGTCCTGCGCGCTGACCTACATGCTCGCCGCACCGATCGTGAATCCGATCACGGCCTTGAGCACGTGGAAGGCCTTCAAGGGGCCGGAGATCCCATTCGGCGAGGGCGTTTCGTATTCGGCCAGCCTGGTGATGACGGCCTCGCGCCTCGGCCTTGGTTTCCTCGTCGCGGTCCTGGTTGGCGTGGTCGTCGCGCGGATTCCCATGGCGAAGCTCCTGCGCCAGCGGCTGGTGGAGAGCATTCAGAAGGACGATGATCGCGATCACTCCCATTCGCATGACCACGGTCACGAGTGCTGCGGCCATGATCATGATCACGATCACCACCATCATGACGAAGGCTGCGGCCACGACCATCACCACCACGAAGAGAACGATAGCCGCCTGATCGCGGCCTTCCGCTCGGCGATGCGCGATTTCGTGGACGTCGGCGTTTACTTCACCATCGGCATCGCGATCACCGCGCTCTTCAATACCGGCATCGCGCCCGGTGCCGACTGGCTTGATACCTTGGCGAAGAATCACGTCGTCGCCCCCGCCGCGCTGATGGCCTTGGCCTTCATCCTCAGCCTCTGCAGCACCTCGGACGCGTTCATCGCCGCCACCTTGGACAAATTCACCTACGGCGCGAAACTTGCGTTCCTGGTCTTCGGGCCGATGCTCGACGTGAAGCTGCTCTTCCTGTATCAGACGGTGCTGAAAAAGCGCTTCATCCTGTGTCTGGCGCTTGGCCTTTTCGTCGTCATCGGAGCGGCGGCCATCGCCTGGCAAGCCGCCATCTTCACGCTCGCTAGTCCCCCTGCGCCCAACTTGCCGTGA
- a CDS encoding TIGR03943 family putative permease subunit, giving the protein MNPKFQRMLFSLALLVWAGVLIYFHVSGRISKYLVPDFHPLVMIGGLGLAVVGLFNLLTATQEASCGHDHGPGDTHDHESPDVHPVAAFLILLLPLCIGVAWTKDGFVSIGALTRKGLMDTPADASSLVLSASLPKLTKERIATQHPKNADGYHSFGLMELFFSAGDPEMRELVEGMQVETEGRVIKDPEAAVPTQRRLYRLFITCCAADSRAIPIIVRFKNGVPQVADNTWMKLTGTIRYPDEGEGFVPVLEVDSAAEAPAPPEESFMRSNF; this is encoded by the coding sequence GTGAATCCGAAATTCCAGCGCATGCTCTTCTCGCTCGCCCTGCTCGTCTGGGCGGGAGTGCTGATCTACTTCCACGTCAGCGGCAGGATCTCGAAGTATCTCGTGCCGGACTTCCATCCGCTGGTGATGATCGGGGGGCTCGGCCTCGCGGTGGTCGGACTCTTCAATCTGCTCACCGCCACCCAGGAAGCGTCCTGCGGCCACGATCATGGACCGGGCGACACGCATGACCACGAAAGCCCCGATGTCCACCCGGTGGCCGCTTTCCTGATCTTGCTGCTGCCGCTTTGCATCGGTGTGGCATGGACCAAGGATGGCTTCGTCTCGATCGGAGCACTCACGCGCAAGGGCCTCATGGACACCCCCGCCGATGCCAGCTCGCTGGTCCTTAGCGCTTCGCTGCCGAAGCTGACCAAGGAGCGGATCGCGACACAGCATCCGAAGAACGCCGATGGCTACCACAGCTTCGGCCTCATGGAGCTGTTCTTCAGCGCCGGCGATCCCGAGATGCGCGAGCTGGTGGAGGGCATGCAGGTGGAAACCGAGGGCCGCGTGATCAAGGACCCCGAGGCCGCCGTGCCGACCCAGCGCCGGCTCTATCGCCTCTTCATCACCTGCTGTGCCGCCGATAGCCGGGCCATCCCGATCATTGTCCGCTTCAAGAACGGGGTTCCGCAGGTGGCAGACAATACCTGGATGAAACTCACCGGCACCATTCGCTACCCGGATGAAGGCGAGGGATTCGTCCCCGTGCTCGAAGTCGATTCCGCCGCCGAGGCACCCGCTCCGCCGGAGGAGTCGTTCATGCGGTCGAATTTCTAG